One genomic segment of Streptomyces sp. RKND-216 includes these proteins:
- a CDS encoding DUF5997 family protein — translation MTSRQNTQTMKPATAAKKLGVYLQATPPEFQEGVVSRSELNALQADPPEWLVELRRNGPHPRPVVAAKLGVSISGLARGGVTEPLTTEQIEALKKEQPDWLGQERATQAEVRKESARLKEKNRAKRQEERDEEAR, via the coding sequence ATGACGTCGCGCCAGAACACCCAGACCATGAAGCCCGCGACCGCGGCGAAGAAGCTGGGTGTGTACCTCCAGGCCACGCCCCCCGAGTTCCAGGAGGGCGTCGTCTCGCGCAGCGAGCTGAACGCGCTGCAGGCCGATCCCCCCGAGTGGCTGGTCGAACTCCGCCGCAACGGCCCGCACCCCCGCCCGGTCGTCGCGGCGAAGCTGGGCGTCTCCATCTCGGGGCTCGCCCGTGGGGGCGTCACCGAACCCCTCACCACCGAGCAGATCGAGGCGCTGAAGAAGGAACAGCCCGACTGGCTCGGCCAGGAGCGGGCCACCCAGGCCGAGGTCCGCAAGGAGTCGGCCCGCCTCAAGGAGAAGAACCGCGCGAAGCGCCAGGAAGAGCGAGACGAAGAGGCCCGCTGA